Genomic DNA from Danio rerio strain Tuebingen ecotype United States chromosome 5, GRCz12tu, whole genome shotgun sequence:
ataactgaAGGACAACCTGTATACCCATTATACcattattacacatttatagtAATTGTTTGTTGGCAATACACAAAGACAATCCCTTTCAAGTATGCCTCATGCTGCCATATCTGTAAATACATTGAACGTTTTAGTAATTTTAAGAAATCAATTATTTTTTGTTCTGCATTATAGTGTAAAAACACGATTTatggaaatgaataaaaatggagCTTTTTAGTGGTTTTTAGAAATCCTGTTTTAACAAAGAGCATTGAAGCGTTCAATTACAAAAAATAgcggttattattattttttttttacaaataagcttttcctaaacaaaatgaaaaatagtTTTATGAATACTACTAACATAACTTTCAATCATGCCACATTTGCCCAAGGAAAAGCTGAAAAATATGCTTAGAATTATAAACACATTtgattaataacaataaacaaacattatAACACACCAATGCCAAAAGATAACTAAGATACattcaaatatttaacaaaaacccATAAAATTGTATGGCAATTGTACATCAATTATACATGCATGctgcataaatacacacaaaaaatatgcatataaatatttgCTTCAAATATTTGCTGcttatttaaacttatttaaaatgagctaaaacaactcagttcttgagatttttttgagACCACCTAATTGctttacgttcaatccactttaattttttaaattaacttaatttgtgttgagcTAACATGAATGATCTGTGTGGAATCCTGCCTTTTTTAAAGTATCTAATTTCATTGATAAAACAAATTATGCATTCCCAATAACTAATTAACAAAAATTctgtttaaatgacatttatcATATGTTTTATTGGACATTACTTAATATTGACTTATTCActtatataatacaataaaataaaactcacTGACTgattaaagctaaaaaaaaaaaaatgaaagaacattaaaaatataccacaaaaataaaataaaaaattgtatgtcAATTATACATTCAAGttatttaaacaacattatttaggctacttgttcaaacaacttatttaaaatctgctgaaacaacaattcttcagtttttatggggggacaacttaattgttttacatttaattcaattaaatttgttaaattaacatcgatttgtgttgaaacaAGAAGAATAAACCATGTGGAACCCTTCATTTGTACAGTAtccaattaatatatatatatatatatatatatatatatatatatatatatatatatatatatatatatatatatatatccattaaCTAATTAACAAATAATCTATTCAAATTACATTAATCGTGTtttattggacatgatttaaTCTCGAAAATTGACTCATTCCCTTACACAATACAATGGAATAAAATTCAATGACTGATTGATTAAAGCAGCTATGGTAAAGCATTATCGAAAAACCAACAAATCTGAAGTAGTGGCTCATCTGCAAGTGCGCCAGACACTTTATGGCAGACACTTTCTAGAACCAAGTGACCTACATAAACATCACTGCTCGAATACGGCATGCTCTCTACATAGTCAGCTCACTAGGTTTTAGGACACAGCCACTGACAGCTGGTGATCTCTGCAGGCCCCAAATAATGCACCtgcaaacaaaacaacattttaaaggcTCCACGAGAGCATAGACAGACCTTGTAGAGGGCCCTGATGTTCTCCTCCCCGAAGACATTGCTGAGGGTCTGGTAGAAGCCGCTGGCCGCCCTCCTGAAGCTGTTCTGGGTGCTCGAGTCTTTCCTGCTCCGCGCTGCCCCAGTAAGGAGGACGAGCGCCAAAAACAGGCTCAAAACCACCGCTAATTTAGCTCCTTTCATCCTCAGAGAAGAACTGGCAACCGGCAATGTGCAGTGGAGGAAATGCTGGATGGCGGGTCTGATGTAGctgataaaaaaaactgaatatagcGGTGTGATATGCCGGAAGATGATGCTGCAGAGAGATGGAGGAGGAAGCCGAGCACGACTAAAGAGCGGAAGCTGTATGCGGCGGCTGactaaaaatagatttttaaaataaaagtcatatatatatatatattttttttaaattgttaaaattagtatttaatttttaaataaaaaaacatactttttaaaaaaatctaataattagatatcaaatacagtaatttaaaaaattgaaacAAGCAAAGGTTAGAAATAAAAAGGAAGTTTGAAATAGGAAGagtagtatatagtatatatataacactaaataaatgaatggactggtaaaatgaataataaaaaatttaaaaaataaaatatttcttataGTGTATTTAATTGTTATAATATCCATTATGCATACAggacttattttaaaaacatttaaaacataacGAATCACAACATTTGAACAAAagtgtatatacattttttgttattataaaaacaaaataagacccaataataaatgtattaaatacaaacactttaaaatgttagGCTCGTGTATTAAGTGACTTCAATAACATCAAAATAGTTATTCAGAGGCatgttttatgaaaaaaattatatatatccAACGTCTTTATATAAAGTTCACAAAAAACTCTTTGggcacccggcgcaataaggcacaagatgtgtttggagtgatttgtttctttttttcgaCTAGCAaaacagtaattttcacgttttatgccacgttgtttaaatagccaatccatttgcgccactttgtagaCTGATAGGcatgctggtctataaaggagatGTTAAGACACATTGTTTGTGCATTGTTATtttaaggaactgaaatagaccatgcAATTGACCAGCTAAAAACTGATCTAAAGTCCTCCGCAGAGcagttagttatgtgcctatatggtccaaacgcttacacatgcttaatacacacaggatgtacagcaatacacaaatgtcTTTGCAtatgaaaataattaaaggattaaaatcttacaaaaattattattgtctacataaatataaataataataatattcataatattcaatttcactatacgaaagtatatatgacaaataaaggcctgatttgatttgacatatatgcatcagcatatggggcataagaaaagGACGTGTGTTTGTATATAAACTAAGTTTTTTGACctcactttgttattattgttcatttatttattttctggaaattagaactgaatttaaaaatagttttaaaacaagtcttgtgcttaacaaacaaaattaaatatgtaggctaatggatgtcttcagttgagtgcgtacaacacagtttccttatccacaaaagtaaaaagAAATTAACGAGGCCGAATGGAGTAAGCTCAATATTTATAAATGCACTGCAGattgtctgtttaactgttttctttttcagtttttgcctgcctagttaacctaattaacctagttaagcctttaaatgtcactttaaaaaaagtctgccatgtaaatagcaaatgcgccatgtgCAATTGACTCTTACTGGGAGATGAGacttggtttaatgcacattacgctcaaaacacacccataactcattaagagaataagcacaaccctgttatacCAGACAGAGCCGCAGACCCGGTATTTTCcagttcttaaaatagcaaaagtggacttTTACATGCCCTTTAtacttttgcaccatgcgctttagactttgtgcctagatcattaaaatagagccctttaagtGAAGTCATTATTTAACCTAATGCGTGATGTTGTTCAATGGAAGTCATATCAGGTTTGacataaaaatgagtaaatgacagtTTTTAAACTTTCTGAAAACAATCGCTTTATTTACAAAGGATCTTTTTGTATTATAGAACAGCACTAAGGTGTTTGTGTCTTTAGTTGGGTTTGAAGTATTTCAGTATGTTGTTACACTGGCTGCCTTTAGTCGAGGTCTTCCTGTCTCTGCTATTGGAGGATTTATGTGAGTGTTTTGAAGGGATTTTGAGGACCGGCCTCTGCTGTCTCCACTCGGTCAGTAATTCCCTTTGCACATCAGCAGGAAGTTGTGAAAACACATAAGGGTCCACATTTGCAGGAACTTCTGGCTGAATGGCCTGAGTGGAGTGTGGGATATCGTCACTTTCTGTGACCATGACAAGTTCAGAACTGAACTCCGGGATCGACTGAGGAGATGAAAAGTTCTGGCTGAGTTCATGGGGATTAGAAGCAGAATTTGTGCAGACATTTACTGCAGACTCACAAGGTTTTGGTGTTTTTGGTTGGCGAGAGGCAAACGTGGGTTGATGTTCTGGGTCAACATCTTCTGTGTCAGCGGGTCTGTAAACGGAGTCTCCCTTTTTAAAACTGGACATCAGCTCCATCTGAATGTGTTCAGGAAGGAGTTTGAATACATCCGCATCAACATTAGGAGGCAGCTtgaaatgcaatgtttttttggGAGCGCTGCTCAAACAAGGCGGTCTGATGTTTATGTTTGCATGTTGTGAGTGCTCTGAAACAGGCTGTCTGGGAGATAGGGAAGATTTGGGGTTGACTGAGGTCGACTGTGTTTGGGTTGGAGATATTGATGTGTTTTTTACTGGTTTCCACGCTTTatcatttttatgcaaaacatCTGCTTGAGTGAAATGGGAAGTTGCAACAGATTCACAGAGATCAGAGTCCACCTGGTGACAAGAAGAAAAAGAACAAGTTAACGACTGCCGTTTACGTTATTGCTGAATTGATTAGCATATAAAAACCTAAATAGTTTATCATATGTTATCTAAATAGAAGTCATCCATAACTGtagaaaaaaatctataataaaataaattaacataatacataagattttcattcattcattttcttttcggcttagtccctttattaatctggagtcaccacagcagaacgaaccaccaacttatccagcatatgttttacacagtggatgcccttccagctgaaacccatcactgggaaacatccatccacactcatacacgatGGACAATTTACCTTTacgctaaaattgtccgtagtgtataagtgtgaataagtatgtatgtatgtttcccaatgatggattgcggctggaagggcatccactgtgtaaaaacatgctgaataagttggcggttcatgccactgtggcgaccctggattaataaagggactaagccgaaaaaagaaaatgaataaataaatgtatcactgtttactgtattttcattaaatttctttaaatatgaacacaataaaAGGTGAACTGTCCGACTTCCTATTCCTCTTAATTAGGGATACATCCTCAAGTTCTATCCTTAATAAACAGTATCATGTAAAGAAATAAAGTTAAAAAGAGATGACTTTTTAGAAACCAAACACATACCATTTCAGCAGTAAAATAGagtcagaaagattttttttttcatatttaaattgttttattaatattaatagtggATGGAGAAAAGCACACATACTGACCTGCTGAGATGGGATTTGTGTTGTTGAAGGAGATTTGTGTGTAAAAAAAGAAGCGATGGAGCTTTTGCTGGAGCTTTTAGCCTGCAGGTTGCTAAAACACACATTGAGCAGAGTCAGATGAAAAGGCTGATGTGGGTCCACCATTTTATGAAAGAGCTTCATCGACAGTGACAGTAACTGGGGCACAGCCTCGCTGCTTCCTAAAATACCAAAAGAAGAGGTGAATATGAAGACAAACAatccagcacaacaaaaaaatctgcTAATGTTACAATAATCCCACTGcaggttattatattatattatattatattatattatattatattatattatattatattatattatattatattatattatattatattatatatgcatGTGACTTGTGAAATGATTAggtatttaaaggcattttacaATTAAAGCATGCAAACAAAACTACAGCTACATGATCTCTATTCGTAATTTGATTTAgaaatttagaaatttaaaatCAGGATATGCTTTGGTTTATAATAACTTCAATGATCTCagtaatgcatttttatttacagaaatCTGTGTATGTGCCTATTAAGAGCAGTCTTCACTTATGGCTGTAAAAACACTTCAGTCTTATTCTTATCAAtaatggctgcaaaatatatcgtttcagcatcaataccaCATTGTGTGCATCCacagtagtcacatcgcaggatatgctaTGTTGAGTTATAGTTGATAAGCTCCACAGTTTAGAGTTTAACCATAACAGTGAATATTTTATGCACTATTCACTCATCTACAAAATCATTACAATAAATCTAAAATAGTACTTTATTTCCTATTaaagctatttaagtcatctggtgcaATAGCATTAATATTGAGATAtaaagctgaagtcagaattattaacccccttttaaatatttaccaaatgatgcttaacagagcaagggaattttcacagtatgtctgataatattttttcttctggggaaagtctcatttgttttatttcagcgagaataaaagcagttttaaattcttaaaaatacattttaggacaaaattattagcccctttaagctattttttttccgatagtctacagaacaaaccattgatatacaataatttgcctaattattcAGACAAcacagaggctcagtggttatcatcacagcaagaaggtcgctggttcgagtcccgcctggggtcagttgacatttctgtgaggagtttgcatgttctccccttgttcacgtgggtttcttccgggtgctccggtttccctcacagacctaatacatgcgctataggtgaattgaataaactaaattggccgtagtgtgtgtgtgtgtatgtgtgtgtgtgtgtgtgtgtgtgtgtgtgtgtgtgtgtgtgcgattgagtgtgtatggatgtttcccactactggattgtagttggtggttccttctgctgtggtgacccctgatgagtaaagggactaagctgaaaagaatatgaatgaatgagtgaataatatATACGATAAACTAAAACAGTTTTTTGAGGTTTACTTTTTATAAAAATTGCGCTATTCTGaaaggattcacatttaaaaatgtttcatttaaagtcTCTCTAGATGAAAATTGCAAATGTGCTACAAACAATGAAATAATGATGGTATGTACTGGGATAATAGTTTATATTTCTGATATAAACACTTATGTAAACAGTAAAGACAAAATCACAGTTTGAAAGCAACTTAACACTTCAACCGAAGCATCAAGCTaccattaaaaaaatctaataattcaAGACAttctttaaaaatgctgattcatttagTAAGAAAGCATTTTTATAGTCTTTATGACTGAGCTACTGAATTAATTCAAAATGAGATTTTACAAAGTGacgcacacatttttaaaaataataaaaaataaaatagtctgAACCTGATTTGTTTTGTTAAGTTGTCTATTgaagtagatttttattttataaagctaTGTAATGACACATTTAATAGGGTGAGTGGAGGACCATATGAATTTGCCATTATATGTCTTTGAAAACAGCTAATATGTTAAGGCAAGAGGTCATAAAAGAGCATGAGAGAGGACTTGAGGATAGAATGAGAACCATCTATGTAAACAAAGCCAGAAAAGCATGAAATTTATACAACACATGTTGTAACTGTCAtgtatgtttgaaaaaaaaaaacacactgtatGGGAGAAAGGGTTCAGTTTAGATGTTTGAAAACAATGCAAATTTCAACTCTATGTGGTAAAACAGTTATGAATACTTTAGATCTGTACATTATAAGGGCCAAAAAGAAGAGGGGGCTTTAAATTTGGGTCATAAAGGAGTAGGAGCTGGGAAAGGCCTTTTAAACCAGGAACCAGCTGTGAACACACAAAGGAGGGACATCAGATTGTCCTGAAGAGAGACTAGATATGGGTCTGCTTATGGACGTCACTGCGTTTTaggaaaatattacaataaagtCTTTTCTTCTGACATTCATAACATCCAGTTGGAGTTGATTCATTAAAGGAACAGCCGGAAACCACGACACTATTCAGAACCGTGATTTCCATTTTACAAACAAAATCATGATTCtccccagcaagcattttttgtttttaaaagctgtctaatagatgtctaatagatgtctaaacatagtcgtcttggctaaacaagactaaatttgggctgtcagtgaaactctaatagacgtctaagaatagcccaaactAGACtcctcaaataaacagaaatgaatgactacacataaaaaattgtttgctgggttagTTTGTCCTGAATGGAGAAGCTCTAAACAGAACAGTACCTCCTGTGATCTTGAGCCCGGTGTGGTTGGGAATGGGACACTGACGACTCTCTCGATTAAACCAGCGATTGGTGACAGTGTATTTGCGAATCGTTAGTCTCAGTGTGTGTGGCTGCCTGCCATCTTTGTGCATCCTGGAGTAAATTCAAAAAACAGAACCAAACTATAAACAATGGCAAACAAACACCAATCAGTTTTGTTTtggaaattgtaaaataaatgcattcacCTCTCAGTAAGGTTGATGAGCAGTTCTTCAATTTTCTTTAGAACTTCCTCTAGAGTGGACATTTTCTTGAATGAGTCCTCATCGCTGAGGgactaaatcacacacacacacacaaaattctaCTTggttaaacattaataataccaaTAAGGATCATTTATATCAGTATTTAAAGTTATTGCAGATTATTTTTCTTTCTGAGACTT
This window encodes:
- the poli gene encoding DNA polymerase iota isoform X1, encoding MDSDEEEDNNDWERSLESDILETEGSSTDRVSLTSQRVILHFDLDCFYAQVEMIRNPALRTKPLGIQQKYIIVTSNYVARELGVNKLMSVTDAVEKCPQLVLVKGEDLTHYREMSYKVTELLMSYCPLVERLGFDENFMDVTEMVEKRIKETRISDLSFNGHVYNHESVVVDEENIRLAVGSVIAAEMRQAIFSTLGLTGCAGVASNKLLAKLVSGSFKPNQQTTLLPHSTAELMSSLTGLIKVPGIGYKTREKLKALGLVNVRDLQLYPLSDLVKEFGEMNAKRIQNLACGIDDSPVTPAGPPQSLSDEDSFKKMSTLEEVLKKIEELLINLTERMHKDGRQPHTLRLTIRKYTVTNRWFNRESRQCPIPNHTGLKITGGSSEAVPQLLSLSMKLFHKMVDPHQPFHLTLLNVCFSNLQAKSSSKSSIASFFTHKSPSTTQIPSQQVDSDLCESVATSHFTQADVLHKNDKAWKPVKNTSISPTQTQSTSVNPKSSLSPRQPVSEHSQHANINIRPPCLSSAPKKTLHFKLPPNVDADVFKLLPEHIQMELMSSFKKGDSVYRPADTEDVDPEHQPTFASRQPKTPKPCESAVNVCTNSASNPHELSQNFSSPQSIPEFSSELVMVTESDDIPHSTQAIQPEVPANVDPYVFSQLPADVQRELLTEWRQQRPVLKIPSKHSHKSSNSRDRKTSTKGSQCNNILKYFKPN
- the poli gene encoding DNA polymerase iota isoform X2; amino-acid sequence: MDSDEEEDNNDWERSLESDILETGSSTDRVSLTSQRVILHFDLDCFYAQVEMIRNPALRTKPLGIQQKYIIVTSNYVARELGVNKLMSVTDAVEKCPQLVLVKGEDLTHYREMSYKVTELLMSYCPLVERLGFDENFMDVTEMVEKRIKETRISDLSFNGHVYNHESVVVDEENIRLAVGSVIAAEMRQAIFSTLGLTGCAGVASNKLLAKLVSGSFKPNQQTTLLPHSTAELMSSLTGLIKVPGIGYKTREKLKALGLVNVRDLQLYPLSDLVKEFGEMNAKRIQNLACGIDDSPVTPAGPPQSLSDEDSFKKMSTLEEVLKKIEELLINLTERMHKDGRQPHTLRLTIRKYTVTNRWFNRESRQCPIPNHTGLKITGGSSEAVPQLLSLSMKLFHKMVDPHQPFHLTLLNVCFSNLQAKSSSKSSIASFFTHKSPSTTQIPSQQVDSDLCESVATSHFTQADVLHKNDKAWKPVKNTSISPTQTQSTSVNPKSSLSPRQPVSEHSQHANINIRPPCLSSAPKKTLHFKLPPNVDADVFKLLPEHIQMELMSSFKKGDSVYRPADTEDVDPEHQPTFASRQPKTPKPCESAVNVCTNSASNPHELSQNFSSPQSIPEFSSELVMVTESDDIPHSTQAIQPEVPANVDPYVFSQLPADVQRELLTEWRQQRPVLKIPSKHSHKSSNSRDRKTSTKGSQCNNILKYFKPN
- the poli gene encoding DNA polymerase iota (The RefSeq protein has 6 substitutions compared to this genomic sequence) encodes the protein MDSDEEEDNNDWERSLESDILETEGSSTDRVSLTSQRVILHFDLDCFYAQVEMIRNPALRTKPLGIQQKYIIVTSNYVARELGVNKLMSVTDAVEKCPQLVLVKGEDLTHYREMSYKVTELLMSYCPLVERLGFDENFMDVTEMVEKRIKETRISDLSFNGHVYNHESVVVDEENIRLAVGSVIAAEMRQAIFSTLGLTGCAGVASNKLLAKLVSGSFKPNQQTTLLPHSNAELMSSLTGLIKVPGIGYKTREKLKALGLVNVRDLQLYPLSDLVKEFGEMNAKRVQNLACGIDDSPVTPAGPPQSLSDEDSFKKMSTLEEVLKKIEELLINLTERMHKDGRQPHTLRLTIRKYTVTNRWFNRESRQCPIPNHTGLKITGGSSEAVPQLLSLSMKLFHKMVDPHQPFHLTLLNVCFSNLQAKSSSKSSIASFFTHKSPSTTQIPSQQVDSDLCESVASSHFTQADVLHKNDKAWKPVNNTSISPTQTQSTSVNPKSSLSPRQPVSEHSQHANINIRPPCLSSAPKTTLHFKLPPNVDADVFKLLPEHIQMELMSSFKKGDSFYRPADTEDVDPEHQPTFASRQPKTPKPCESAVNVCTNSASNPHELSQNFSSPQSIPEFSSELVMVTESDDIPHSTQAIQPEVPANVDPYVFSQLPADVQRELLTEWRQQRPVLKIPSKHSHKSSNSRDRKTSTKGSQCNNILKYFKPN